The DNA sequence GACCTCGCCTCCGGCGAGCTGACCCGCCTGGAGACCCCGGCGGGCACGATCTCGGGCGCCACGGCGCGGCCGGACGGCACGGTGGAGTTCCTGTGGTCGTCGGCCGAGAAGCCGCCCCAGGTGCGCTCGACGAGCGGGCGGACCGTGCTGGACCCGCCCGGTTTCACGGCCCCGGAGTCGGTGCCTGTCACCGACGCCTGGGTGGACGGCCCCGGTGGGCGGGTGCACGCGCTGGTGCAGAAGCCCGCGGGCGAGGGCCCCTTCCCGACCGTCTTCGACATCCACGGCGGCCCGACGTGGCATGACAGCGACGCCTTCGCGGCGGGCCCCGCCGCCTGGGTGGACCACGGCTTCGCCGTGGTCCGGGTCAACTACCGCGGCTCCACCGGATACGGGCGGGCGTGGACGGACGCGCTCAAGCACCGGGTCGGGCTGATCGAGCTGGAAGACATCGCGGCCGTGCGGGAGTGGGCGGTGGCCTCCGGGCTCGCCGACCCCGAGCGCCTGGTGCTGGCCGGCGGTTCATGGGGCGGCTATCTGACCCTGCTGGGGCTCGGGACCCAGCCGGATGCCTGGGCGCTGGGGCTGGCCGCGGTCCCGGTCGCGGATTATGTGACGGCCTACCACGACGAGATGGAGGCCCTGAAGGCGATGGACCGCACCCTGCTGGGCGGCACCCCGGAGGAGGTGCCGGAGCGGTTCGCGGCCTCTTCCCCGCTGACCTATGTGGATCAGGTGCGGGCGCCGGTCTACATCTCGGCGGGGGTGAACGATCCGCGCTGCCCCATACGGCAGATCGACAACTACGTGGAGCGCCTCGAGCGGCGCGGCGCCCCGCATGAGGTCTACCGCTATGACGCGGGCCATGGCTCGCTGGTCGTCGAGGAGCGGATCAAGCAGGTGCGCTTGGAGATCGAGTTCGCCCGGCGTCATCTGGGGTCCGGTTCGCGTCCGGCGCCGCCGGAGCCGTCGGCTCGGCAGGCGTGATGCCGAGGGCCAGATCGCGGGCCGTCTCGGCCTCGCGGCGGAACAGCCGGAACCACATGAAGACCACGAAGCCCGCGAAGACGAACCACTCACCGGTGTAACCCAGGTTCTGGAACGCCTTCATGTCGAGCCCGGTGCCCTCCGCCACCTTGGGGGGCACCGGCTTCAGGGCCCCGGGAGCCTCGGCGGAGGTCACCCACGCGTCGTACACCTGGTACGGCACCAGGTTGACCAGGGAGGCGGCGCTGATCATGCCCAGCTGGCCCCGGGGGAGGCCGCCGCGCGCGCTCACCCCGTCGCTGCCCTGGTGCTCGGACGCCTGGAGCACACCGGTGACGGTCACCTCGCCGGAAGGGGGTGCCGGCACCTTGGCGGTGGCCGCCGGATCGCCGGCGTCGCCGGGGAGCCAACCGCGGACGACGGGCAGCGCCTTGGACCCGGCCTCGCCCCCGTCCTTGCCGTCGTCCTTGCCGTCGTCGACGCGCAGCAGGGTCAGCACGTAGAAGCCGTCGCGGCCGTCCAGCCGCCGGTCGGGCACGAGGAGTTGATGTGCGGTGTCGTATCGGCCGGTGGCGGTCGCCCGCTGCCCGGAGGTCTCGGCGGTGACCGGCAGCAGCTCGCCCAGCGGCCGGGCCGCGGCCTTCTGCTCGCGGGACGTCTCGTCGTGCTGCTCGTTGTGGGTGTTGACGCGCGTCTCGAAGCGGCTGAGCTGCCAGCTGCCCATGAAGAGGCAGACCGGGATCGCCAGCAGGGTGAACACGTTGATCACCCACCAGCGGGGTGTCAGCAGAAACCGATACACACCACCACGGTACGGGCTTGGCGTCGGGGCCCCGGCGCCGGGTCCGCCCCTTACGCCCCCGCACACCGGCCTCCCCGACCCCGCCGGGGTACGTCCGGACCGCCGTGGGGGCCGCCGGGCGGGTCGCCATGGAGGCTGCCTGGTGGGGCCGCCGTGGAGGCTGCCGGGCGGCGGGCGCCCGGAAGGCCGCTGCCGTGCTCCAGCCGCTGCTCCCAGGGCTCAGCCGCTGCTCTGCTCCGGGACTCTAGGGGGACGCCAGCAGACCGGTGCGGTAGACCGTGCCGGCGCAGGCGCCGCCGATCGTCACACTCGCCGCGGCCGGATCGCCCGCCTCCGGGGTGTGGCTGACCAGGACGCTCGCGTCCTGCGGCGCACCGCCGCCACCCGGGGTGCTGCCCGGATCGCCCGTGCTGGGGTCGTCCTGCGGCGCGCCCTGGGCCGCGTCCGTGGACGGATCGGGGGTCGGCGTACCGGTGGTGGAGCAGCCGCTGGTGCCGCCGCCCGACGCCGGGATCCAGGCGAACTTGACCTCGTACGCCTGCCCCGGCTTGAGGATGAGCGTGCCCGGCTGGGTGGCGGGGTCGGGCAGCCCGGCCGCCGCGTCCCCCGCCGTATGGTCGACGACGAAGATCCGCGAGGAGTCCGCGCCACCCTGGGCGTCGGCGCCCACCGAGCCGCTGCCCTCGACCGTGCAGGTCTGGTCCGAGGTGTTCACGACGCGGAAGGCCCCATAGACCCGCCCCTCGGCGTCCGCCGTTCCGACCGACCCGGCGCCGCTGCTGGTGAGCTGGGTGCGGCTACAGGTGGGGGAAGTGGCGTTCAGCGTGTTGGAGGGGTCGGGGGCCCCACCGCCGGAGCCGCCCTCCTCCTCCTTCGACGGCTTGTCCTTCCCCTTGTCCTTGCCCTTGTCGCCCTTGTCCTGCTCGACCGTGTCCGAGGGCCCGTCGGAGCCCTTGCCGCCGCCGGCCTCACCGTGCCGACCGCCGTCGGCCCCGGGGGTGCGGTGGCTGCTGGCGGCATTGGCCGGGTGGTCGTTGGCGCCGTCGCTGGTGGTCGCGACATGCACCAGCGCCGGGACGGCCGCGCAGCCGAGCACCACCGTCGCCACGGCCCCCACCAGGGCCTGGCGCCGGCGCGCACGGCGGGCGGGCACGGCGCGCCGCAGCCGGTCGAGGGTCTCGGGGGACGGTTCGAGATCCTCGACGGCGTGGTGCAGCAGCCGCCGCAGCGCCTCCTCGTCGTCCCCGCCGGACCCGTCCCCACCGGACCCGTCGCCGAGCCGGGCGTGGAGAGGCGTCACCCGCCCCGTCTCGGACGGGGCCGAATCGCCGGACTCGCCAGGATTGCCGGACTGGCCAGGATTATCGAACTCACGGGACTGGCCGGACTCAGAGGACTCCTCGGAGCCCGCGGACCCGGTGGCCTCCCCGGCCTCCCCGGCCTCCCCGCCCTCCCCGGCCTCCGTGGGCTCCACCGGCTCCCTGGATTCGGGCTCATGGCCGTCCCGCCGGCCGGGATCCCCCGGGTCCGGCGTATGTGTGGTGTGGTTCATGCCGGAGCCTCCATGGCGACGCGGAGCGCCGCGATGCCGCGCGAACCGTACGCCTTGACCGAG is a window from the Streptomyces luomodiensis genome containing:
- a CDS encoding S9 family peptidase, with amino-acid sequence MTESTESMPDWEKRFRAPRVGLPDWAEEAPDRSLFVSNATGTYELYAWDRATGAQRQVTDRPNGTTDGVLSPDGQWIWWFSDTDGDEFGVWLRQPFSGGEGGERPADEPAAPGLEPSYPAGLALGRDGTAVIGRSTDEDGSTIHVVRPGREPEEIYRHRESAGVGDLSHDGTLIAVEHTEHGDAMHSAIRVVRLDGTAVAELDDTKGGTEELGLSVMGFAPVEGDTRLLVGHQRRGRWEPMVWDPLTGAETPLAIDLPGDVGADWFPDGSALLVEHSHQARSELWRYDLASGELTRLETPAGTISGATARPDGTVEFLWSSAEKPPQVRSTSGRTVLDPPGFTAPESVPVTDAWVDGPGGRVHALVQKPAGEGPFPTVFDIHGGPTWHDSDAFAAGPAAWVDHGFAVVRVNYRGSTGYGRAWTDALKHRVGLIELEDIAAVREWAVASGLADPERLVLAGGSWGGYLTLLGLGTQPDAWALGLAAVPVADYVTAYHDEMEALKAMDRTLLGGTPEEVPERFAASSPLTYVDQVRAPVYISAGVNDPRCPIRQIDNYVERLERRGAPHEVYRYDAGHGSLVVEERIKQVRLEIEFARRHLGSGSRPAPPEPSARQA
- a CDS encoding SURF1 family protein produces the protein MYRFLLTPRWWVINVFTLLAIPVCLFMGSWQLSRFETRVNTHNEQHDETSREQKAAARPLGELLPVTAETSGQRATATGRYDTAHQLLVPDRRLDGRDGFYVLTLLRVDDGKDDGKDGGEAGSKALPVVRGWLPGDAGDPAATAKVPAPPSGEVTVTGVLQASEHQGSDGVSARGGLPRGQLGMISAASLVNLVPYQVYDAWVTSAEAPGALKPVPPKVAEGTGLDMKAFQNLGYTGEWFVFAGFVVFMWFRLFRREAETARDLALGITPAEPTAPAAPDANRTPDDAGRTRSPSAPA